The following DNA comes from Kluyveromyces lactis strain NRRL Y-1140 chromosome E complete sequence.
ATAACGAAAGTTATGGGCAAAGTACCATCTTTGCATGCGATTGTGTCCTTTACTTTGTCAATAAATGCCTGGATCTGGTCGTATAATGGCTTGTCGATCTTCTCTCTTAAAGGCTGATCactttccaaatcatccACCATTTCACTTAGTAGACCTTCTACAGTAGTGAGCTGTCCACGTTTCCCTGGGATTTCAAGATCTAATTCCACGAACTTACAGCTAGCAGTCTCAGACTTGATGACTTGTCTGTTGAAATCGTCCTTCTCTTCCACTTTCAACATGTATTTAGAACCCTTCTCTTGGATCTCAGAAGCAGGCTGGATCTCacaattcttgaaaccaCAGTGTTCACAGGCGAAAGACATAAGAACTACTTCTCTAAAGTAAGGAATCCTCGTCAACAATAATCTGGTAGTACCCATTTTATGACAGTTCATACATAAGGATGGAATTTCCTGTACTGGATGACCCATAGCATCAAAGGCACCGGTTTGAACTAACCCAGTATCATCTGCCTGGTTTTCTCCGTTTTGAGTTGTACCCTGTTGCCCCTCATTGGCATGTTCAGCGTCTTCTACAATCTCACCAACTGGTTTAAATAAGTCTTCTGGCATGTTGTTCAAAAAGCGTGAATTATTAAATTTAGTCTCCAATATGGGCAATTTATTGATTCTCACACTCAAACCTAACAAATGATAAAATGTGACACTTTCCACTAGTAAAGCAACAAATGCAACAACGTGAATTGACCTTAAATGTACGATTTCACACCGAAGTTGTGAGATGAGGCAAGTTTATATGCTTTaaaactggaaaattttccaaaacgTCTAGCTTAGtatagaaaaagaaagctTTTAGCCTGAAATCTTGACAAAAAATCAGTTTTCACTGTAAAAGAAGAGATGAGATAGGATTTAAGGAACGTTTCGTTCCGTTGTATGGTGGAAGAAGGTACTGGATGGTGCTAGCCTTCGTGCGGTTTGGGTCTGAGTTGAAACCGGAAAGATATTTGCCTTTTGTCCCGTTGAATTTTGATTCGTGGAACGGTTTTTCACTGGTTAATTCGAGATTGCACTGGAACATTGAGGAAGGAACCTAAAACTGAACTGATACAATATGCCTCGTGATCCGTTGATCGGTATTGTTGGAAAGCCATCTAGTGGTAAATCTACCACTCTCAATTCTTTGACTGATGCTTCTGCGCAAGTCGGAGCATTCCCCTTTACTACAATTGAACCGAATAGAGCTACTGGATACTTGCAAGTGAACTGTGCCTGCAGTAGGGTAGGGTTGCAAAAGTTGTGTAAACCGAATTATGGATGGTGTGAGAACGGTCTTAGACACATTCCTATCATGCTCTTGGATGTGGCAGGGCTTGTGCCAGGTGCGCATAGTGGTCGAGGTTTAGGAAATAAGTTTTTAGATGATTTGAGACATGCAGATGCTTTGATTCATGTTGTCGACGTGAGTGGAACGACTGACGCGGAGGGGAAGAACACCCGAGGGTACGATCCATTGCAGGACATTGTGTGGTTACAGGATGAAATTAGGTTGTGGATTGAGGGGAATTTGCATAAGAGATGGGGGTCCATCGTCCGAAAACATACTGCGACCAAGTCCAGTGCTGTAGATACGTTGCAGCAGCAGTTCGGTGGGTACGGTTCACATGCGCCAATGATTCAAAGAGCTTTAGGTAGAATTCCTGGCTTACCACCTTTGGAACAATGGGATAATGAATGGATCACTGAAGTTGTTAAGTCGTTCATGCAAGAGAAGTTCCCCACTGTGTTGGCTTTGAACAAGATGGATCATCCAGATGCGGATAAAAACGTTAGTAAGATTATGTTGAAATACCCTGACGTTAAATGTGTCCTAACAAGTGCCATCACCGAAGTTTTCCTCCGtaaattgaagaaacaaggGTTCATACGTTACGAAGAAGGCACAGAATTTGTTGATACgtttgaagatgacgatacGTTAAAACCGTTAGATGAGAAACTGATACAGAGAATTGAAGTTATACGAGACCTTGTACTATACAGATTCGGTTCTACAGGTGTCGTTCAAGTATTACAGGCAGCTGCAAGTACTTTAAATTTGATCCCGGTGTACACGGTACGCAACATCCATACCTTCGCTGGTGGGAACGGTGAAAATGTGTTCCGCGATTGTTTTCTGGTCAAGAAGGGGACTACGGTAGGGAAAGTTGCTACTTACATTATGGGTGACGTCACTGTAGCTGCTATTGAAACTGTTGGTGGTATCAGGGTCAGTGAAGATGATAAGGTGGACGAAGGTGTTAACGATATCTTGACATTCAAACTTGCACCAAAGAGTAAGTAAGTACaggaaaaccaaaaaaaatagtaatagaaacaataataaataGATACAATCTATTACGGATTACAGCAGCCCAGTATTCTTCTGGGATATAGACCTAAAACGTTTAACAATAGctaaaaataataatgaaagaattgcATACTAGTAGTTATATTAGAATTGTAATAAACTCGAACTAAATTAAGGTTAATTTTTGAGGCCTGACCTCAAAACTACTACTGGACTTTACCGAGTCGTTCGTAGCTGTTATAATGTTGgctttgattttttttcattttacAAGCTTATTAGTCGAAGTTAAACCATACTTAGTCATTCTTCGTCGTAatcatcataatcatcGTAAAAGCatcatttcaaatgttGTGGAATATTAATTGTGAAATGGGGAGAGGGGATGGGTAGTCAAATAATAAAGGTTttaaaaggaaacaaaaattaAAGTTTTTCGTATGAGTTTAGGGGAGGGATGGTACatcttgtttgtttgtCTCTATCTCACTCTATAAAGTGCACATGAGTGTGGGTGTAGTCATTTAATTTAatgttttccttttttcctttttataATGCTATGGTGCGTGTGTGGGCATGAAATTGTATAAAGGTTTAGTTTCTGTTAATCATTAATCAAACTGAaaccttttccaattgatcaTCACTTGGCTTAGAAGAAATAGAATTGGCCGTGGAACCTGTCATAGCAGCAACTTCTTCCGTTTGGTCAACTCTTTCGATATAAGATTTCAAATGAGGAGAGGATAAATCTCTGTGGAACTTCTCGTGACCGACAAATACCAAGACAAAAGTGAAGATGACACTGGAACCAGTCAAGATAGCCATAACTTTAGAGTAATCCTTGTTTGTTACTTCACCTGCGGAGTTCCATTCGATTGGGTACAAATCAGCCAAATCGTTTTCGATAACGACCGAAGCGGCAGAAGCCAAGTTACCTAATTGATAGGCAAGACCAGAGACCAAAGCTCTAGCTTCTGGAGGAGATAATTCGGAAAGATGGATTGGAAGAACACCCCAGACACCAAGAATGGAGAACCAAAGCATGAACCCTGCACCCAACACAGCAGAACTTGTCTTCAACATGAAAGCTGGATAAGTGAAACAACCGGCCATGATAAGGGCCAAGAGCAAACCTACTCTTCTACCGGTGATTTCCATTAGTTGACCAAAGAACATACCACCAGCGATGGAACCCAAACATACAACAACAATGGCAACGGTAACAGCGTCTTCAGAGAAACGCAATTGAGCACGTAACATGGTTGGGAACAAATCTTGAGAGGCATGGGTCAAGTAGTTTGGACCAACAAGCAAGAGAATCAAGTAACCGAACAATAACCAGTATTTAGAAACAGTTTTCTTAACGTTAGCgaatttttgtttgaaagacAATTTTGGCAATGGTTGACCACCGTTCTTGGCAATGGCATCGTCTCTCATCAATTGTCTAGCCTTTAACACCTTAGTGAAATATTTAGTCTCAGGCCAAACCAATCTCCATAAGATCAACACAGCTGGTAACCAGATAGAGAACCAGAATTGAACCTTCCAGTAGTTTTCACCGTTAACGTTCAAGAAAGCTCTGTAAAAGATGATGGCAAAGATGAAACCCATAGCATATGCGGTAAAGAAAAGACCTGATAGGAAGGATCTTGCCTTCACTGGGGCATCTTCAATGGCAGTGGCAGAGGCACAAGCGTAGATACCACCCATAGCGATACCAGAAATCCATCTAACACCCAAGAACTGAGTGTAAGTCTTGGCCCATGGGGTACAAAGTTGACAGATTAAGAATAAACCCAAACAAGTGATGTAAGGCCATTTTCTCGAATAGTTATCGGTCCAGATACCGAAGATGATGGCACCAGCAGATCTAACGAAAAGAACCAACGAAAGACCCCAAGAGATATCCTTAGTTTCTTTGCCGTACAAAGTAGCCAATGGAGCCGTAGAAACGGACACTGCAAAGAACGCCCAAGCGGCACATAACCAAGCCGCATACCCCATAAAGAAATAGTTCCAGTTGTGTAAAGTCATCTTTCTCAACTCTGGGATCGGattgatattttccatCGATACCCTATGAAGCTCGGTCAAAGTGGTAAATCTAGTGATCGCATAGTGACGAATGTTTTTCCAAGTGAAATCTGGGGTTTCGTCTTCCTCCATAAGAATCGACACTTCATCGTCCTGCCACACCTCGTTACCGTTTTCATCGACATATCTGTCCTTTCTTGACACATACGATGCAACACGTGACAAAACTGAACCAGGATGGGAAATGGCTCTAGCAATCTCATTGGTATTGGTTTGCGTATGGTCGAAATCCGCTACATCCGGCATATAATCGTTTGTTTGATCATTATCATTAGATTTCATAGAGTCAGACTCTGGTGTAATATTGTTGTTATTCATGGTTGAAATctgttttggttttggttaCTCCAGATCATACAAGACATACATtacaataataataagaCACAACCACAACAAGATTGGAAGAACGTTGATTGTCGAAAAAAAGACGCCAAACCAGTTACTTTTATATATCAAGAAACGCAGGTGTGGTACATCCAGCGGGCTCATACTGAATTAGAGTTATTTTAGTGAGAGATAGTAAAAAGGTACCGGAGATGAGGttagtgaaaaaaaaaaaaaaaagtttcacAGATCATCACAATAACTAAATCAAAACCACTACCTGGATAACCGGAACACTGGAAAATACTCGCCCCTCGTCACTCAACAGAGAAGAACTGGAGAGCGTTTCAGGAAGGAAggaaagaaggaaagaaacCAGATGGAATAGCCAAAGTAACCGGCACAGAAGCATGACGTTTAAGGTAAGTGTTTGAGAGAGTATCATCATCTCAGTTACGGAATTTGGATATATCCGCCTATCCAGTCGCCAATTCGCAGGGACAATAAGCAAATGCCCCATATCTAAAAGTAGCTTAAAAGTCGCATAGAGGAGGCAAAAGGGCATGAAGAACCCTTCGTAAGGTTGGCGGATGCAGCATGTGGTAGAAGCAAACGGGTATTGCCATTATCCTATCTCCGGAAATTCGCTGTAATTAGGCAAGTCCGTTGCTCCAGAGGAGGAAACACACCCCAGACTCCGAGAATCGCAGGATGTGTGGTTTATCGAGTTGTTTGATGGTCAGAAGTACTGgagagaagagaagagaGATTGTTGTTCCACGCTTCGAGGAGGGaaaatcttttcttttccttccAGGGTTCTGCGGGCAGTGTGTGGAGAACGGCTAATATTTAGCCGTTTCGGCACGTATAGTGTAGGTTGTTGGAGCGTGGGGGTGGTGGAAAAGCCACTGCGAAACGCTTCACTCCACGCTTCACCGGATAATATATGTGGTGTTCGTTTCCCGGGACAACAGGTTTGCCAATCAGTTTCTGCTGTTTTTGCACTCTGCATGAGGGAAAAAATAACTCCGGAGCGTGGGTTAGTACCGGGAAGTGGGGTTAGATTCGACAGTATGGGCGATCGCAATGGTGGGGGGCGTAACTATTCACCTACTCTTTTTCCCACTCTCTTCCCAACCTCCAACCCCCCACGCTTCATTCCCTGAAAATCCAGAGAGGAGGGCGGTTTTGACCAGGGTAACGCCCCTGGTGGATCTGTGGTGTTACCCTAACTCACTGTGTATGTTTTTCCTCTAAACTCtcaaaaaaagaacactGTGCTGCGTCGCTGTAACGTGCATTCTTGCAGTACTAACAGCATAACGAGGCGACAACGGTGCGACAACGACGGAATACAACGTTTTGGGGCCCACCTGGAAGTATATGGGTCGGTCATCCCTGATTTCAGCCATTCCATCTCCTCTTTTACCCCAATGGCCGAAGCATCTGTGATCCCCTTTTATATGAGGGCCGACGTATTGTTTCAGCTCATCAGGCAATTCATGGTTCGACGTTTACCGTTACTTGCATAGATGGGTATACCAACAAGAGAACCCACGGTATGCAATCTGCATACCGTGGGTTGCCCACTCCCACAAATATAACCACCAAAAAAATCTGATCAGTGCCACGTGatgcatatatatttcCCGAGTAGGGTAACCTAAAGCGAGAAATGATGctcagtcacgtgatgaGTGCCCTGAAAGCAGCATTATATCAGAGCACTAACCAAATTATAGATTCACGCCGCCATAGTATCAGAATACTACCAACGACATCGAACAACTGTGTACGATAATAAGATCTACACTGCCTGCTTCCAAAATCTTATCTCCTCTTCTCTGCACATCTTATCAGTATGAGTAGTATAAACAGTATAAACATTCTTCAGACAGAAACTACATGAACGGCTGAGCACATGGATCCTGATCTCATCGTAATCAGAAACCTTTCCTGGATaagaatttctttatctaTCTCCCATCTGTCTTCTAGCAGATTCGTCAAAGGGTCATTTCTACAGGCAGTAGAAGTAAACCCAGCTTTATCTCTGTTTTGTATATTAAATCGATCGCTATTTGATAAGAAAGGCTTTTTAGTCCAGTGACGTTCTACGAAAATATGGTCGCTAGtcatcattgaaagactCAAATGGTACCTATTACCCGGATTCTCGCGTGGAAAACGTGTTGCGTTCGAAAGTGCCGTATGTTTTCCCGAAGTGCCATTCTCGAGGCATCGCCGGTTCCTGAATATAGAATATTCCCTACAGCCCTTTCTTTGTTGCGCCGCATAAGTAATTTTTCCGGTGCAAAGGTTTGGAAGTAAATTCTAGTCTTTGCTTTTTTCCATTTAGTACCCGTTTCTTTTCGAAGTGTTTTGGCTTTTCTTATCCATCCTTTCGCTGTTTGTCTTTCGCCTCGTGATATCAGGTTCTTCCCAGGGCCTGACTGCTGTTCATTATGTTATAGTCATACCCTCAATCGTTTCAGATTGATGACCCTTGCTGATAAGCCTTTCAACCGTGAAGTTTTCCCTGGTATATCAGTCCCCGCTCTGTTTACATATTGGTTttagttctttttttttttttattactTTTAGCATTATCGTCTAATCTCTCCAACCAACATCTATGCATCGCCCAGTATTCATTTGATAACCATACACAATTACTGCGTACGTCGGAATCTCAACCTTCAATTCGTTCCCGTCAAAAGCCAGGTGATGGCGGAGAGTTTAGTTTAGGTGAGGAAAAAGTTGGTTGGTCGCAGATCCTCTCTGTATTTAAACAACAGGGTCTTTCGAttcattctttcctttCTATTAATGTTCTTCTTACAATTGTAGTATTAGTAGTGATAATAGCATCAGCAACCAGTAAATCTCACATAGATTAAATCAATTATGGCTGAAAAGGTTTACTTGGACGCACAGTTGTCCAGAGTTGACACAGACGAAGATATCGAAAAGCAACAATTGTTTGGTGATGATAACATAGTAATCGAGAGATCTTCGCAATTATTTTACGATGGTCAATCTGATAGCAAGGTTCATGGTATAACTTCTGGTCATGGTTCGGATGTTAAGAACGTTGTTACTCATACGTCAGAATTCGATGGTAAACATGATGGTATCagattgaagaaagctCTAGAGGCTAGACATGTTTCTATGATTGCTATTGGTGGTTCCCTTGGTACTGGTCTTCTTATCGGTACAGGGTCTTCTCTTGCACTTGCAGGACCAGCTGCCATCCTTATCGCTTATGCGTTTGTCGGATTGTTGGTGTTTTTCGTTATGTCTTGTCTTGGTGAAATGGCAGCTTATATCCCTCTAGATGGGTTTACCTCATATTCTACTAGATACGCAGACCCTGCCTTGGGTTTCGCAGTCGGTTACGCATACTTGTTCAAATACTGGATTATCGTTCCTAACCAATTGACCGCTGGTGCTCTTGTCATTCAGTACTGGGTCGATCGTGACAAGGTGAACCCCGGTGTATGGATCACTATTTTATTGGTCGCTATCATTacaatcaatttcttggGTGTTAGATTCTTTGGTGAAATCGAATACTATATCTCTGCAGTGAAGATTACCGTCATGCTGGGTCTTATcattttgttgttggttCTTGCATGTGGTGGTGGTCCAAACCATGAGGTGTTGGGtttcaaatattggaaaaatcCAGGTGCATTCAAAGAATACTCTACTGCCATCACTGGTGCTAAGGGTAGATTCGTGTCGTTCGCTTCGGTTTTCGTGCTAGCCCTTTTCGCTTATTTGGGTACTGAACTATGTGGTATCGTTGTCTCTGAATGTAAGAACCCAAGAAAAGCGGTTCCAAAGGCTATCAAATTGACCATGTACCGTATTATCGTTTTCTACTTGATTTCCATCTTCTTGCTTGGTATGTGCGTGCCATTCAATGATCCATTGTTAATTAGCGCTAAGAGTGCCAAGACATCTGCAT
Coding sequences within:
- a CDS encoding uncharacterized protein (highly similar to uniprot|P42942 Saccharomyces cerevisiae YGR210C Hypothetical ORF), yielding MPRDPLIGIVGKPSSGKSTTLNSLTDASAQVGAFPFTTIEPNRATGYLQVNCACSRVGLQKLCKPNYGWCENGLRHIPIMLLDVAGLVPGAHSGRGLGNKFLDDLRHADALIHVVDVSGTTDAEGKNTRGYDPLQDIVWLQDEIRLWIEGNLHKRWGSIVRKHTATKSSAVDTLQQQFGGYGSHAPMIQRALGRIPGLPPLEQWDNEWITEVVKSFMQEKFPTVLALNKMDHPDADKNVSKIMLKYPDVKCVLTSAITEVFLRKLKKQGFIRYEEGTEFVDTFEDDDTLKPLDEKLIQRIEVIRDLVLYRFGSTGVVQVLQAAASTLNLIPVYTVRNIHTFAGGNGENVFRDCFLVKKGTTVGKVATYIMGDVTVAAIETVGGIRVSEDDKVDEGVNDILTFKLAPKSK
- a CDS encoding uncharacterized protein (uniprot|Q70DJ7 Kluyveromyces lactis jen1 Lactate permease) is translated as MNNNNITPESDSMKSNDNDQTNDYMPDVADFDHTQTNTNEIARAISHPGSVLSRVASYVSRKDRYVDENGNEVWQDDEVSILMEEDETPDFTWKNIRHYAITRFTTLTELHRVSMENINPIPELRKMTLHNWNYFFMGYAAWLCAAWAFFAVSVSTAPLATLYGKETKDISWGLSLVLFVRSAGAIIFGIWTDNYSRKWPYITCLGLFLICQLCTPWAKTYTQFLGVRWISGIAMGGIYACASATAIEDAPVKARSFLSGLFFTAYAMGFIFAIIFYRAFLNVNGENYWKVQFWFSIWLPAVLILWRLVWPETKYFTKVLKARQLMRDDAIAKNGGQPLPKLSFKQKFANVKKTVSKYWLLFGYLILLLVGPNYLTHASQDLFPTMLRAQLRFSEDAVTVAIVVVCLGSIAGGMFFGQLMEITGRRVGLLLALIMAGCFTYPAFMLKTSSAVLGAGFMLWFSILGVWGVLPIHLSELSPPEARALVSGLAYQLGNLASAASVVIENDLADLYPIEWNSAGEVTNKDYSKVMAILTGSSVIFTFVLVFVGHEKFHRDLSSPHLKSYIERVDQTEEVAAMTGSTANSISSKPSDDQLEKVSV
- the DIP5 gene encoding dicarboxylic amino acid permease (similar to uniprot|P53388 Saccharomyces cerevisiae YPL265W DIP5 Dicarboxylic amino acid permease mediates high-affinity and high-capacity transport of L-glutamate and L-aspartate also a transporter for Gln Asn Ser Ala and Gly), which gives rise to MAEKVYLDAQLSRVDTDEDIEKQQLFGDDNIVIERSSQLFYDGQSDSKVHGITSGHGSDVKNVVTHTSEFDGKHDGIRLKKALEARHVSMIAIGGSLGTGLLIGTGSSLALAGPAAILIAYAFVGLLVFFVMSCLGEMAAYIPLDGFTSYSTRYADPALGFAVGYAYLFKYWIIVPNQLTAGALVIQYWVDRDKVNPGVWITILLVAIITINFLGVRFFGEIEYYISAVKITVMLGLIILLLVLACGGGPNHEVLGFKYWKNPGAFKEYSTAITGAKGRFVSFASVFVLALFAYLGTELCGIVVSECKNPRKAVPKAIKLTMYRIIVFYLISIFLLGMCVPFNDPLLISAKSAKTSASASPFVVAIVNAGIPVLPHIMNACILIFVFSAANSDLYVASRSLYGLAIDNKAPRIFAKTNKQGVPYWSLLVGVLFALLAYMNVSSGSSEVFTYFVNCVSIFGLLSWISILITYIRFDKAFRVQGIDKSTLAYQSPLQPYGAWFSLFFCILIGLIKNFPAFLGDTFDYKSFITGYIGIPTYIISYIGYKLWYKTKIIPSEEVDLVSFKEAVDLEEEEGKMLDEERAAHLAAHGKDLKWCYEKIFGWVM